Sequence from the Calidithermus timidus DSM 17022 genome:
CCAGATCGCCCGCTGCTTCCGCGACGAGGACCTGCGAGCCGACCGTCAACCCGACTTCACCCAGCTCGACCTGGAAATGTCCTTTGTAGAGCAAGACGACATCCTCGAGCTCAACGAGCGCCTGGCGGCTTACGTGTTCAAGGAAACGCTGGGGCTCGAGCTCCCCATCCCCTTCCCCCGCATGAGCTACGCCCAGGCCATGAACCGCTACGGCTCGGACAAACCCGACCTGCGCTTTGGGCTGGAGCTGAGCGACGTGAGCGAGCTGTTCAAGGGCGGGGAGTTCCGCGCCTTTGCGGCAGCCGAGGTGGTCAAGGCGCTGGTAGCCCCTGCCCTGCTCTCGCGCCGGGAGATCGAGGAGCTCGAGGCCATCGCCAAGGGCAAGGGAGCAGCAGGACTGGCCTGGAGCCGCTACGAAGGCGGGGCCTTCAGCGGTGGGATTGCCAAGTTCATCCCCGAGGGGCTAAAAGAGCGGGTACGGCTGGAGGAGGGCCAGACGGTGCTTTTCGTGGCAGGGCCCTGGCGCAAGAGCGTGGAGAGCCTGGGGGCGGTGCGACTGGAGTTGGGCAAGCGCCTGGGGCTCATCGGCGAGGGCTTCAGCTTCTTGTGGGTGGTGGATTTCCCCCTGCTGGAGTGGGACGAGGAGGGCGGGCGCTGGACCTACATGCACCACCCCTTCACCTCGCCTAACCCTGAGGACCTCGAGCTGCTCGAGCGCGACCCCGGCAAGGTACGGGCCTACGCCTACGACCTGGTGATGAACGGCACGGAGGTAGGTGGGGGCTCGATCCGCATCCACCGGCGCGAGTTGCAGGAACGGATGTTCGCCTTGCTGGGCATCGGGCCTGAGGAGGCGCGGGAGAAATTTGGTTTTCTGCTCGAGGCCCTCTCCTACGGAGCCCCCCCTCACGGCGGCATCGCCTGGGGGCTGGACCGCTGGGTGGCCAACATGGCGGGAGAGGATTCCATCCGCGAGGTCATCGCCTTCCCCAAGAACAAGGAGGGCCGCGACCCGCTGACCGAGGCCCCCAGCCCGGTGTCCGAGGCTCAGCTCGCCGAGTTGGGTATCGCCTTGAGGACCCCCAATGGCTAGATCCGGTCTCCCCTATCTGCTGGTGGACGCCTTCGCCGAAACGCCGGGGGCCGGCAACCGCATCGCCCTGGTGCTCGACGCCCGCGGCATGAGCGCGGCGCAGATGCGCCAGGTAGCCCTCAAGCTCGACCAACCCCAGGTGGCCTTCGTCACCGATTGGGAGGGGATGGGCTTCGAGGTGCGCTACTACACGCCTTCGGGCGAGGTGGAGTTCGCCGGCCACGCCGCGGTAGCGCTGGCCCTGACCCTCGTGCGCGAAGGCCGCGTGCCCGAGGGCAGCAAGAAGCTCTACCTGCGGGCAGCCTCCGAGACCTTGCCGGTGGAGATCGCCTACGAGAACGGCGAACCGGCCAAAGCGGTGGTGCGCGGGCCGGCTCCCCGCTTCCGCGACCCTCCCCTGTGGCGCAAAATCCAGGAGTTCACCGAAGCCCTGGGCGCCAACGAGCGCTACCTCCACCGGGGATTGCCCTACGGGGTAGCCTTCACCGGGCTGTGGTCGCTGTTCTTGCCCTTTGTGGCTCCGGGGCTGCTCGACGACCTCGAGCCCGACATGGAGCACCTGAGCGAGCTGTGCGCGGCACTGGAGGTCGCGACAGTTCACACCTATGCCCCGCTGGGACCGCGCAGCTTCTACGCCCGCGACTTCGCCCCCTTGCTGGGCATCCCCGAAGACCCGGTGACCGGCTCGGCCAACGCAGCGCTGGGGGCCTTGCTGGCTAGGGCCGGGGTGGTGCCGCGTTGGGAGGGAGAGGTTCAGCTCACCATCCTGCAAGGGCACAAGCTAGGGGTTCCTGGCCAAGTCGAGGTGCGGGTGGAGTATGCCCCCAGCGGCGAATTGCAGCGGGTTTTCTTCGGCGGAAGGGCGGTGCTGGTGGAGTCGGGGATACTGGAGATCTGATTTGGGGGAACTCTAGATGATTGGGTTGGTACTCATCGACGTCGACGGCACGCTCTATGGGCCGGACGGCGTGCCTGAGTGCGCCTGGGAGGCCACGCAGAAAGCCAGGGCTGCGGGCATCCATCTGGCGCTCTGTACCGGGCGGCCTGGGCGGGGGTTTGCCCTGGAATACGCCCGGCGCATCGATCCCGAGGGCCTGCACATCTTCGAGTCGGGGGCGGTGGTCGTGGCGGGGAATGGGCAGGTGATCAAATCCAGCCCTCTCTCCCCGGAGGCCTACCGTGAGCTGCTGGCGCTGAGCCGAGAATATGCCATCCCCTTCGAGGTGTACACCGCCGACGGGGGCTTCTTCATCGAACAAAACCACCCTGACCTCGAGGCCCATCAGCGGATGCTGGGCTTCATGGCCAAGGTCGCCCCCCTGGATCAGCCGCCTGGCGAGGTGATCCGGGTGCAGTACGTTACGCCGCTGGAAGGGCAATGGCAGGAGGTGCGCGGGCGGGTGCAGCGCATCGAAGGGGCCGAGCTCCACGAGGCCACCAGCCCCGGCGTGCCGGGGATCGGCTTCAACTCGGTGACGGCTGCCGGAGTGTCCAAGCTCAGCGCCGCCCGCTGGGTGGCCGAGCGCTACGGCCTGGGGCTGGAGCACTGCGCGATGGTGGGAGACGGGGAGAACGACCTCGAGCTGATCCTGGCCGCGGGAGTAGGCATCGCCATGGGCAACGCCCCCCAGTCGGTGAAGGAGCGCTCGAAGCGGGTGGTGGGCCGGGTGGAAGAGTGCGGCCTGGCCCAGGCGCTGGAGTGGGTGGCCGCTGCCGAGGGCCGGTCGTGATCCGCCTGATCGGCGTCGACCTGGACTGGACCTTCGTGCACCCGAGCCAAGGAGTCCCTGCTTCGGCCTGGCAGGCGGTGGAGGAAGCCAAGGCGGCGGGGATGCGCTTCGCGGTGGTCACGGGGCGGCCCTTCGGGGGCTATGGCCTGGAGTATGCCCTCAAGATGGAACCCCAGGGCTACCACGCTTTCAGCAACGGCAGCCTCATCACCCAGGGGGCTACATTGGTTCACAGCGTGGCCATGTCTCCTTCGACCTACCGCCGCATGGTGTTGCACTCGAGAGCACAGGGCTTACCCTTCTACGTCTCAGGAGCCTCGGGACGGCTTTACAGTGAGAATCCCCCCCGCGAGTTACACCGCTTCGCCGAGCGCATGGGGGTGAGCTACCAGCGCATCGACCTGCTGGAGCTGCCTGAGCCCTGCGTGGGCGGGGTCTTCGTCCTCGACGGGCAGCTCTGGAACGACCTACGCCAGGCGATCACGGCGGTGGAGGGACTGGACTGGCTGGAGTACCTGGTGGGCGAGGGCGAGGTGGTGGCGGTGGCCGACCCCAAGGGCACCTCCAAGGCCAGCGCCCTGCGCTGGATGGCCGAGCGCTACGGCCTGGCGATGGAGGAGGTGGCGATGATCGGGGACAGCCTCAACGACCTCGAGGCCATAAAGCAGGTGGGGCTGGGCATCGCCATGGGCAACGCCGAGGAGGTCGTCCGCGAGGCCGCCAGCGTGGTGGTGGCCGGGCTCGAGGAGGACGGCTTCGCCCAGGCGGTTAGACTGTGCTTGGCAAGGAGGTAAGCCATGCCTGCGATGTGGGCTGAGATCCAGCAGCTGGTAAGCCGCTTCCCCGGCAAGGTGGGCATCTGGCTGGAGAGCCTGCACAGCCACGAGCACTACGCCCACAACCCCGACTGGAAGGTGCTGGCGGCGAGCACCATCAAGCTGCCCATGCTTTGCTACGCGCTGAGCACCGGCACCGACCTGCGCCAGGCGGTGCGGGTCAAGCCAGAGACAGTGGCGGGGGGCTCGGGGGTGCTCAAGGAGCTCTCGCTAGTGAAGGGCCATCCGGCCCCCGGCGATGCCGGTACTCATGGGCTCTCCTTGCCCCTGCTCGACCTGCTCACGCTGATGATCGTCGTCAGCGACAACACCGCCACCAACGTAGTGCTGGACTACTTCGGGCACAAGGAACCCTTCAACGCCTACTACCGGGCTCAGGGCTGGCACAACACCTACAGCGCAGGAATGCTCTCCCTGCCCGACGATCGCCCCGACCCCCGACGCCTCAAGGGGGAAGCTTCGACGGTAAGCGCCGAGGATCTGGGCCTGCTGCTCAAGCGGCTGTGGCACGGCGAGTTGCTCTCGCCAGAGGCCACCCAGACCGCGCTCTCGATCCTCTCGAAGCAGCAGATGACCTTCTTCCTGCGCTACCTGCCCGCCGACCTTGACGACCTCGAGGAGGGCAAAGCCCCCTTCAGGCTCTACTCCAAGTCGGGTGAGATCCGCCAGTGCCGTCACGACGCGGGAATTCTGGCCAAGGACAACCTGGCCTACTCGCTGGTGGTGCTCACCGAAACCGAGGTTGACCCCCGCTTCCACCCCGATCACCCGGCCGTGCTGCTCATCGGCAAGATCGCCTCGGTGCTCTACCAGCACCGCCTGAGCTGAGCACCCGCCCACCGACCCTTCTGCCCCCGACTATAGACAGTAACCCCAACCTATAGTAGGCTTGTTCGCAGAAGCCACAAGATGTGGTTTCTGGGTTTGGAGACAGGGGAAGTGCGGTGTGAATCCGCCACTGTCGCGCAACGGTGATTGGGGGGAAGCCCCATCAGTCCGAATGCCTGCCCAAACCCTATCCTAGCCCCCGCGTCAGGGGCGGAAAGGATGGCCAAGGTGAATCTTCTACAGCTAAACTCCACGTAAAGCGATAAAGACGCACATAAATCCGGCGTCTTGCACTCTACGTCGTACGTTGGACGCCTTGCGTTTTGCGTACGACCGTATAGCCATCGACCATCGACCCGATTCCGAGGTGATCCTTGCTCATCGTCTATGCTTCCAAGACCGGCAATGTCGAGCGCTTCGTGCGCAAGCTACCCACGCCCAGGCTGCTGCGGATTGCTACAGGCGAGGAGGAGGTAGAAGAGCCCTGCGTGCTCCTGACCTATACCACCGGGCTGGGCCAGGTACCCCCTGAGGTCGAGCGCTTCGCCCGGCGCAACCAGGCCCACATCCGCGCGGTCGCGGCCAGCGGCAACCGCAACTGGGGTTCCAACTACGCCAAAGCCGCCGATCGACTGTCTGCGGCATTCGGCTTCGAGGTGATCCACAAGTTCGAACTCGCAGGGCGCGCAGAGGACGTCGTGCGTTTTTGGGAAGGGGTGAGGGCGCTTGCGCTACCTCGAGCTTAACAGCGAAGTCCTGCAAAAGCGGGATGGGTTTTTCCAACTCGAGAAAGACCTCGAGGCCGTATCTGCCTTCGAGGAAGAGGTAAGCCGGAAGCTCCGGCGCTTCCCCGGGCCCCTCGAGCGCCTGCAGGCCCTCATCGCCGAGGGCTACTACGAGGACTTCTTCCGGCTGTACCGGAAGGAAGACCTGCTCGAGCTCTCCGATCTGGCCTACAGCTACGGCTTCCGCTTTGCCAGCTTCATGGCCATCTCCAAGTTCTACAAGGACTACGCCTTGAAGTCCGACGACAAGGAGCAGTACCTCGAGCGCTACGAGGAGCGCGTTTTGGCGGTGGCGCTGCACTTAGCCCAGGGCGACGTAGCAAAAGCCCGCGCCTACGTGCGGGCCATGATGGAAGGGCGCTACCAGCCCGCCACCCCCACCTTCTTGAACGCGGGCCGGGCAAGGCGCGGGGAGTTGGTCTCGTGCTTCTTGCTCGAGCTCGACGACAGCCTAAACTCCATCGGCTACACCCTCAACACCGCCATGCAGCTCTCCAAGATCGGCGGAGGGGTGGCCATCAACCTCTCCAAGCTGCGGGCTCGAGGGGAGCCCATCAAGGGCGTGGCCCACGCGGCCAAGGGGGTGGTGCCGGTGGCCAAGCTGTTCGAGGACGCCTTCAACTACGCCGACCAGATGGGCCAGCGCAAGGGGGCCGGGGCGGTCTACCTCAACATCTTCCACTGGGATGTGGAGGAGTTCCTCGACACCAAGAAGATCAACGCCGACGAGAAAAGCCGCCTCCAGACCCTCTCCTTGGGGCTCGTGGTGCCAAGCAAGTTCTTTGAGCTGGCCGAGCGGGGTGAGGACTTCTTCGTCTTTGCCCCCTACTCGGTCTACCAGGCTTTTGGAGAGCACCTGGACGACATGGACCTGGACCGGCGCTACGAAGAGCTCGTCGCCCACCCCGCGGTGAAGAAGCGCCCCATTTCGGCCCGATACATGCTCACCCGCATCGCCCAGACCCAGTTCGAGTCCGGCTACCCCTACCTCATCTACAAGTCCAACGCCAACCGGGCCCACCCGCTCAAGGGTCTCGGGCAGATCAAGATGTCCAACCTCTGCACCGAGATCTTCCAGCTCCAGACCACCTCCATCATCGGCGACTACGGCCAGGGCGACCAGATCGGCTACGACATCAGCTGCAACCTGGGCTCCTTGAACATCGTGAACGTGATGGAGTCCGGGCAGTTGAGGGAAAGCGTGCACACCGCCATGGACATGCTCACCGCGGTGAGCGACCTCTCGGACGTGAGGAACGCCCCCGGGGTGCGCCAGGCCAACCGGGCCTTCCACTCGGTGGGCCTGGGGGCCATGAACCTGCACGGCTACCTGGCCAAAAACCGCATCCGCTACGAATCGGAGGAGGCCCGCGACTTCGCTAGGAGCTTCTTCGCCGCGGTGAACTTCTACTCCATAGAGCGCTCCATGCACATCGCCCGCGAGCGCAAGGTGCGCTTTGAGGGCTTCGAGCGCTCCGACTACGCCAGCGGGGCCTACTTCGAGCCCTACCTAAGCGAAGACTATAGCCCACGCAGCGAAGCCGTGCGGCGCCTCTTCGAGGGCATCGCCCTGCCCACCCCCGCCGACTGGGCCAGGCTCAAGGCCGCAGTAGCCGAACACGGCCTCTACCACGCCTACCGCCTGGCGATTGCCCCTACCGCCAGCATCAGCTACATCCAAAACGCCACCCCCTCCATCGCCCCCATTGTGGACGTGGTGGAGACCCGCACCTACGGCAACGCCACCACCTACTACCCCGTGCCGTTCCTCTCCGAGGAGACCTACTGGTACTACAAGTCGGCCTACCACATGAACATGTACCGCCTGATTGACCTGGTGGCCGAGATTCAGCCCCACGTGGACCAGGGCATCAGCACGGTGCTGTATGTGACCAGCGAGACCAGCACCCGCGAGCTGGCCCGGCTCTACGTCTACGCCTGGAAGAAAGGCCTCAAAAGCCTCTACTACACCCGCACCAAGAACCTCTCGGTGGAGGAGTGCACGAGCTGCGCGGTGTGATACCAGATTCGGTCAGTTCGTTCCCGAATGGGAACGCCGCCCCGCCAAGGCGGGGCAGCCGACCGAAGGGGTACGCTTTCTTCGCCGACCGTCAGGGAGGGGTGTGCTCTAGGATTCAAAAAGATAGCCTCTGAAGGTCTTTGGTTTGGGTGATTATCTTTTTGAATCCGGTATGATAACCGCTTTGCAAGGTAAGGACGGATTACGAGGAATCACTTCTCGGAGTTCCGGGAAAGGAGTTGTTGTGTCTGTTTTAATCGGCAATCTAGGTTTTCCAAGGATCGGTCCCAAACGCGAACTCAAGTTCGCCTTGGAGAATTTTTGGTCGGGCAAAACTTCCGAATCCACCCTGCTGGAAGTTGGGCGCGCGCTGCGTAAGGCCAACTGGGCCAGGCAACACGCCCTGGGCATCGCCCATATCCCCAGCAACGACTTCTCGTTCTACGACCATGTGCTCGACACCAGCGTTATGGTCGGGGCAAT
This genomic interval carries:
- a CDS encoding HAD family hydrolase, with translation MIRLIGVDLDWTFVHPSQGVPASAWQAVEEAKAAGMRFAVVTGRPFGGYGLEYALKMEPQGYHAFSNGSLITQGATLVHSVAMSPSTYRRMVLHSRAQGLPFYVSGASGRLYSENPPRELHRFAERMGVSYQRIDLLELPEPCVGGVFVLDGQLWNDLRQAITAVEGLDWLEYLVGEGEVVAVADPKGTSKASALRWMAERYGLAMEEVAMIGDSLNDLEAIKQVGLGIAMGNAEEVVREAASVVVAGLEEDGFAQAVRLCLARR
- a CDS encoding PhzF family phenazine biosynthesis protein; the encoded protein is MARSGLPYLLVDAFAETPGAGNRIALVLDARGMSAAQMRQVALKLDQPQVAFVTDWEGMGFEVRYYTPSGEVEFAGHAAVALALTLVREGRVPEGSKKLYLRAASETLPVEIAYENGEPAKAVVRGPAPRFRDPPLWRKIQEFTEALGANERYLHRGLPYGVAFTGLWSLFLPFVAPGLLDDLEPDMEHLSELCAALEVATVHTYAPLGPRSFYARDFAPLLGIPEDPVTGSANAALGALLARAGVVPRWEGEVQLTILQGHKLGVPGQVEVRVEYAPSGELQRVFFGGRAVLVESGILEI
- a CDS encoding HAD family hydrolase, coding for MIGLVLIDVDGTLYGPDGVPECAWEATQKARAAGIHLALCTGRPGRGFALEYARRIDPEGLHIFESGAVVVAGNGQVIKSSPLSPEAYRELLALSREYAIPFEVYTADGGFFIEQNHPDLEAHQRMLGFMAKVAPLDQPPGEVIRVQYVTPLEGQWQEVRGRVQRIEGAELHEATSPGVPGIGFNSVTAAGVSKLSAARWVAERYGLGLEHCAMVGDGENDLELILAAGVGIAMGNAPQSVKERSKRVVGRVEECGLAQALEWVAAAEGRS
- a CDS encoding serine hydrolase, encoding MPAMWAEIQQLVSRFPGKVGIWLESLHSHEHYAHNPDWKVLAASTIKLPMLCYALSTGTDLRQAVRVKPETVAGGSGVLKELSLVKGHPAPGDAGTHGLSLPLLDLLTLMIVVSDNTATNVVLDYFGHKEPFNAYYRAQGWHNTYSAGMLSLPDDRPDPRRLKGEASTVSAEDLGLLLKRLWHGELLSPEATQTALSILSKQQMTFFLRYLPADLDDLEEGKAPFRLYSKSGEIRQCRHDAGILAKDNLAYSLVVLTETEVDPRFHPDHPAVLLIGKIASVLYQHRLS
- the nrdI gene encoding class Ib ribonucleoside-diphosphate reductase assembly flavoprotein NrdI, which produces MLIVYASKTGNVERFVRKLPTPRLLRIATGEEEVEEPCVLLTYTTGLGQVPPEVERFARRNQAHIRAVAASGNRNWGSNYAKAADRLSAAFGFEVIHKFELAGRAEDVVRFWEGVRALALPRA
- the nrdE gene encoding class 1b ribonucleoside-diphosphate reductase subunit alpha, which codes for MRYLELNSEVLQKRDGFFQLEKDLEAVSAFEEEVSRKLRRFPGPLERLQALIAEGYYEDFFRLYRKEDLLELSDLAYSYGFRFASFMAISKFYKDYALKSDDKEQYLERYEERVLAVALHLAQGDVAKARAYVRAMMEGRYQPATPTFLNAGRARRGELVSCFLLELDDSLNSIGYTLNTAMQLSKIGGGVAINLSKLRARGEPIKGVAHAAKGVVPVAKLFEDAFNYADQMGQRKGAGAVYLNIFHWDVEEFLDTKKINADEKSRLQTLSLGLVVPSKFFELAERGEDFFVFAPYSVYQAFGEHLDDMDLDRRYEELVAHPAVKKRPISARYMLTRIAQTQFESGYPYLIYKSNANRAHPLKGLGQIKMSNLCTEIFQLQTTSIIGDYGQGDQIGYDISCNLGSLNIVNVMESGQLRESVHTAMDMLTAVSDLSDVRNAPGVRQANRAFHSVGLGAMNLHGYLAKNRIRYESEEARDFARSFFAAVNFYSIERSMHIARERKVRFEGFERSDYASGAYFEPYLSEDYSPRSEAVRRLFEGIALPTPADWARLKAAVAEHGLYHAYRLAIAPTASISYIQNATPSIAPIVDVVETRTYGNATTYYPVPFLSEETYWYYKSAYHMNMYRLIDLVAEIQPHVDQGISTVLYVTSETSTRELARLYVYAWKKGLKSLYYTRTKNLSVEECTSCAV
- the aspS gene encoding aspartate--tRNA ligase — encoded protein: MRRTHYCGNVNTSNINEQVVLEGWVNRRRDLGGLIFIDLRDREGLVQVVVQPESPAYAQADRVRSEWVVRVTGSVRARPAEQLNPRIASGAVEVLAQELEVLAEAKTPPFPIDAGWRGEQDQAVSEEIRMRYRVVDLRRRSLQHNLRLRHKVVAAIYRFLDQEGFISVETPFLTRSTPEGARDFLVPSRLQPGQFYALPQSPQLFKQMLMVAGYDRYFQIARCFRDEDLRADRQPDFTQLDLEMSFVEQDDILELNERLAAYVFKETLGLELPIPFPRMSYAQAMNRYGSDKPDLRFGLELSDVSELFKGGEFRAFAAAEVVKALVAPALLSRREIEELEAIAKGKGAAGLAWSRYEGGAFSGGIAKFIPEGLKERVRLEEGQTVLFVAGPWRKSVESLGAVRLELGKRLGLIGEGFSFLWVVDFPLLEWDEEGGRWTYMHHPFTSPNPEDLELLERDPGKVRAYAYDLVMNGTEVGGGSIRIHRRELQERMFALLGIGPEEAREKFGFLLEALSYGAPPHGGIAWGLDRWVANMAGEDSIREVIAFPKNKEGRDPLTEAPSPVSEAQLAELGIALRTPNG